In the Podospora pseudocomata strain CBS 415.72m chromosome 5, whole genome shotgun sequence genome, one interval contains:
- a CDS encoding hypothetical protein (COG:T; EggNog:ENOG503NXQ6), with protein MRRPSLDLTEPERNLEESIRSPTAGTPDPVHLSLPPPDEEIDLVEGDADAAKISTPPPHIAARLFYRPTNQTRRKDSAASSRRNSISSAQSRSSHGYSLEGGPQSKYVAQHLRRASILEDRKARLADRAAHAEKVRLRAAIAKAVTKDTSASEERALAAAQARERNLAEIAASCAEEVKRAKAVAETMKEKREQEARKMKSQMEERLAEAERRREEFRNRNAAKIRGRERGQSLGMRKSPPVESMPNADTETDGMELSESAPLTEDAAVSKIQWWWRTFQRQRAVAEFSALGLSIDAVRETSFDKVTVLLSQEKVLLVTSRILRICGLDEGKQGSVEEMAAVRTFLSAFLILGHPSQVLSNKEGQAVEESDQDGSGLSKPIPKDELPNPQSQELVGKARDLLVSFENILGRLTSFNNYTPPPLLFTTFPEVYATFYNAFIAWKARDSSSLVELMVMQFVELDAIWESVKDSTDGSVDQVYKKSIRDNQLLLLVRIKKLAGPARGKQMVADAVKAARRAKAKKPVGDMKPRVAEHSVTETAMGVLGVQEGSQQDASSQMPTPPSTPARKRDTFKVNVIIPSQKSLLPDNRIVVHELAINKEFRTEPHEYHEQQAGLLNPIFEDMRVTMQTQNQEAHFFLLLRVAESIREKLQRLVKPGNSMHTFIGELLDTETAKQQFAMGSFSYEKFFEAMGTLLPKLCAPVRDEEVKKLTEEKLSQGNYVDRLEALNGFIDVMLSDYANYLLQLAAPKLVMQAPVYEAKAFASDLEAGHFDLSVALQTWKATQQKLLAEVSRRDPEGVNHPSSRLTANRIYAQLLVNLFTQLSPVALDDMPEMLRLDHKRAVEAGRLTRRIVITGAILLQCKNLLKRDVRAPWRNEAQRIFAVLERSEQQGDLALDVAVEGIMAALEAGRSMPAATRGQLKALVSKFLLAGAEAATQSRQDEVREPVLRLLLGRLRGHILARLAAVSTSDKVKFTSTAGEKLAGLGLAEFVDKVRDMVEMLGKVSVVDREAHGVWWDKVAEQAEGEVSGN; from the coding sequence ATGCGGCGACCGTCGCTCGACTTGACCGAGCCCGAAAGGAACCTCGAGGAATCGATCCGATCGCCCACCGCCGGCACCCCAGATCCTgtccatctctctctcccaccacccgaCGAAGAAATCGATCTCGTCGAGGGCGACGCCGACGCCGCCAAGATCTCgaccccacctccccatatCGCTGCCCGCCTCTTCTACCGCCCGACAAACCAGACGCGACGAAAAGACAGCGCCGCCTCTTCTCGCCGCAACAGCATCTCGTCGGCTCAGTCCCGATCGTCACATGGTTACAGCCTCGAGGGCGGTCCCCAGAGCAAATATGTAGCCCAGCACCTGCGTCGAGCGTCCATTCTCGAGGACCGAAAGGCCCGCCTCGCAGACCGCGCCGCCCATGCCGAAAAGGTGCGCCTGCGCGCAGCCATCGCAAAGGCTGTCACCAAGGACACGAGCGCCAGTGAAGAGAGAgcgcttgctgctgcccaggCCCGGGAGCGCAACCTGGCCGAGATCGCTGCGTCTTgtgccgaggaggtcaagCGCGCCAAGGCTGTCGCTGAGACCatgaaggagaagcgggAGCAAGAGGCGAGAAAAATGAAGTCACAAATGGAGGAGCGGCTGGCAGAGGCtgagaggagaagggaagAGTTTAGAAACAGGAATGCGGCCAAGATTAGGGGGAGGGAGCGTGGGCAGAGCTTGGGGATGCGAAAATCTCCTCCCGTCGAGTCCATGCCCAACGCCGATACCGAGACTGATGGGATGGAGCTCAGCGAGTCAGCCCCATTGACCGAGGATGCAGCAGTTTCCAAGAttcagtggtggtggagaactTTCCAGCGGCAACGAGCGGTTGCCGAGTTTTCTGCACTTGGGCTGTCGATTGATGCGGTTAGGGAAACATCGTTTGACAAGGTCACTGTGTTGCTGTCTCAGGAAAAGGTACTTCTTGTTACGTCCAGAATACTGCGAATATGCGGCCTCGACGAGGGGAAACAGGGGTctgtggaggagatggcggcAGTACGGACTTTCTTGAGTGCGTTTCTCATCTTGGGGCACCCATCTCAAGTGCTCAGCAATAAGGAAGGCCAGGCAGTCGAGGAATCGGATCAGGACGGCTCGGGTCTGTCAAAGCCAATACCCAAAGACGAGCTACCGAATCCGCAGTCACAAGAGCTGGTCGGCAAGGCCAGAGACTTGCTTGTATCGTTTGAGAATATTCTCGGGCGGCTGACCTCCTTCAACAATTATACCCCTCCGCCGCTACTCTTTACCACCTTTCCCGAAGTCTATGCAACGTTTTATAATGCCTTTATAGCATGGAAAGCTCGGGACTCCAGCTCACTTGTGGAATTGATGGTCATGCAGTTTGTGGAGCTTGATGCCATTTGGGAATCAGTCAAGGACAGCACCGACGGGTCGGTCGATCAGGTGTACAAGAAGAGCATTCGTGACAACCAGCTCCTCTTGTTGGTCAggatcaagaagctggccgGTCCGGCTCGGGGCAAGCAAATGGTCGCGGACGCCGTCAAGGCTGCTCGGAGGGccaaggcaaagaagccTGTTGGCGACATGAAGCCTCGCGTTGCCGAACATTCAGTGACCGAGACTGCCATGGGCGTGCTTGGTGTGCAAGAGGGCAGCCAACAAGATGCCTCCAGTCAAATGCCGACTCCCCCGTCAACACCCGCCAGAAAGCGCGACACATTCAAGGTCAATGTCATCATTCCCAGCCAAAAGAGTTTGCTGCCTGACAACAGGATTGTTGTCCATGAGCTAGCCATCAACAAGGAGTTCAGGACTGAGCCACACGAGTATCACGAGCAACAGGCAGGCCTACTCAACCCAATCTTTGAGGATATGCGAGTTACCATGCAGACGCAAAACCAGGAGGCGCACTTTTTCTTGCTCCTCAGGGTCGCCGAGTCAATTCGAGAGAAGCTTCAGCGGCTGGTGAAGCCGGGGAACTCAATGCATACCTTTATCGGCGAGCTGCTCGACACGGAAACTGCCAAGCAGCAATTCGCCATGGGGAGCTTTTCGTACGAAAAGTTCTTTGAGGCGATGGGAACATTACTGCCCAAACTCTGTGCACCTGTTCGGGATGAAGAAGTGAAGAAGCTCaccgaggagaagctcagcCAAGGCAATTACGTTGACCGTCTCGAAGCCTTGAATGGCTTCATCGACGTCATGCTCAGCGACTATGCCAACTACTTACTCCAGCTTGCGGCGCCGAAACTCGTGATGCAAGCACCGGTTTACGAGGCGAAAGCATTCGCCTCGGATCTCGAAGCTGGACACTTTGATCTATCGGTCGCGCTGCAGACATGGAAGGCTACGCAGCAAAAGCTGCTGGCTGAAGTCTCGAGGAGAGACCCAGAGGGCGTCAACCACCCTTCTTCCCGGCTGACAGCAAACCGCATATACGCGCAGCTCCTGGTCAATTTGTTTACGCAGCTCTCACCTGTGGCGCTGGACGACATGCCAGAGATGCTTCGCCTTGACCACAAGCGCGCCGTGGAAGCAGGACGCTTGACAAGACGGATCGTCATCACTGGcgccatcctgctgcagTGCAAAAACCTGCTGAAGCGCGACGTCCGAGCCCCTTGGCGTAACGAAGCCCAGAGGATCTTTGCggtgctggagaggagcGAGCAGCAGGGAGATCTGGCACTCGACGTTGCCGTGGAAGGCATCATGGCGGCGCTCGAGGCGGGACGGTCGATGCCGGCGGCAACAAGGGGACAGCTCAAGGCCTTGGTCAGCAAGTTTCTGCTTGCTGGAGCGGAAGCGGCCACGCAGTCACGGCAGGACGAGGTGAGAGAGCCGGtcttgaggctgctgcttggaCGACTCAGAGGCCACATTCTCGCGCGGCTGGCAGCTGTGAGCACCAGTGACAAGGTCAAATTCACCAGCACGGCAGGGGAAAAGCTGGCAGGATTGGGTCTGGCCGAGTTTGTGGACAAGGTGAGGGATATGGTGGAGATGCTTGGAAAGGTGTCGGTTGTCGATCGGGAGGCTCatggtgtgtggtgggaTAAGGTAGCCGAGCAggccgagggtgaggtttcCGGGAACTAG
- a CDS encoding hypothetical protein (EggNog:ENOG503NWST; MEROPS:MER0019759; COG:E; COG:O) gives MFRSTSTVLVRGRFLIPSTPLRCASPSATFVALRPSAPARFVSSSLSANPKRATPRRLPIHPSPAVALTSFRSCSHASHQRRRAAMTDRDILPDTFKPVHYDLVITDLDFMTWSYKGTVTIEGQLTKPTAEIVLNTLELKLLNSKIEISQSKSDQSWESSNFTEDTKSQRSTIIFAEQLPASPKASLTVEFTGELNHDMAGFYRSQYKPVAPPAASVPHDDEFYYMLSTQFESCDARRAFPCFDEPNLKATFDFAIEIPDDQVALSNMPVKETKPTTQGKKLVSFERSPIMSTYLLAWAVGDFEHIEAFTDREYNGKKIPVRVYTTRGLKEQGQWALQHAPKIIDYFSEQFEIDYPLPKSDILAVHEFTHGAMENWGLVTYRMTAILFDEKLSEARFRNRIAYVVAHELAHQWFGNLVTMDWWDELWLNEGFATWAGWLATDHLHPDWDVWPQFINEGMDQAFSLDAVRSSHPIQVEVRDALDVNQIFDKISYLKGCSMIRMLASHLGVKTFLKGIAIYLRKHQYSNAKTEALWAALSEASGTDVNTLMQNWIEKVGFPVLTVTEEDQRISVKQSRFLSTGDVKPEDDQTTWWVPLSLKGKTGSKGIEPLALTTKESTIDGVSNDFYQLNAGATGFYRVNYPESRLKRLGTQLDHLTTEDKIFITGSAADLAFSGHATTAALLSFVQGLKQETHYRVLSQALDSLATIKSIFGDDEQVKAGLEKFTLEVIDNALKTVGWEAKQGEDFNTGLLRKRLLLTAVSNSHEEIRKGAFERWSAYQANPEQSPIPANLRAPVYHSAIVTDPANAVAALKKEWYTTPAIDGKEICLQALGRTTDVEVIKKVLLPFLFNSSPPAAAADSIPGADMHILSGMFAGNRAARPLMWAYIRDNWDEFTGKLAGNPILVDRMINVSLPKFNDLETLKEIEAFFAGKDTKGFDRTLEQVKDKIRGRAAYKTRDAEGVKQWLVSNGYA, from the exons atgtTCAGGTCAACATCCACCGTTCTCGTCAGAGGACGCTTTTTGATCCCATCGACCCCTCTCCGCTGTGCCTCTCCTTCAGCCACGTTTGTTGCCCTTCGACCGTCTGCACCCGCCCGTTTTGTGTCGTCGTCACTGTCGGCCAATCCCAAGAGAGCTACCCCGCGTCGACTGCCCATTCACCCGTCACCAGCTGTCGCTCTCACGAGCTTCCGATCTTGCTCACACGCCTCGCACCAGAGGAGACGAGCAGCCATGACGGACAGAGACATTCTCCCTGACACTTTCAAGCCGGTCCACTACGACCTGGTGATTACGGACCTGGACTTCATGACCTGGTCCTACAAGGGCACCGTCAC CATTGAAGGTCAACTTACCAAGCCCACCGCCGAGATTGTCCTCAACACTCTCGAGCTCAAGCTTCTCAACTCCAAGATTGAAATTAGCCAGAGCAAGAGTGATCAGTCATGGGAGTCCAGCAACTTCACCGAGGACACCAAGTCCCAGCggtccaccatcatctttgcCGAGCAGTTGCCGGCGTCCCCCAAGGCCTCGCTGACCGTCGAGTTCACCGGCGAGCTCAACCACGACATGGCTGGTTTTTACCGCAGCCAGTACAAGCCCGTTGCTCCCCCGGCCGCCAGTGTTCCCCACGATGATGAGTTTTACTACATGCTCAGCACTCAATTCGAGTCTTGTGATGCCCGCCGCGCTTTCCCCTGCTTTGACGAGCCCAACCTCAAGGCGACCTTTGACTTCGCCATCGAGATTCCCGACGACCAAGTGGCCCTGTCCAATATGCCTGTTAAGGAGACCAAGCCGACCACCCAAGGAAAGAAGCTTGTTTCCTTCGAGCGCAGTCCCATCATGAGCACCTACTTGTTGGCCTGGGCTGTTGGCGATTTTGAGCACATTGAAGCTTTTACCGACAGAGAGTACAATGGAAAGAAGATTCCTGTTCGTGTGTACACCACTCGCGGTCTAAAGGAGCAAGGTCAATGGGCCCTTCAGCACGCCCCCAAGATCATTGACTACTTTTCCGAGCAGTTTGAGATTGACTATCCACTTCCCAAGAGCGACATTCTCGCCGTACACGAGTTTACCCACGGAGCCATGGAGAACTGGGGTCTGGTTACCTACCGCATGACAGCCATCCTTTTTGACGAGAAGCTGTCCGAGGCTCGCTTCAGGAACCGCATCGCTTATGTCGTTGCCCACGAGCTCGCCCATCAGTGGTTTGGCAACCTCGTCACCATGGACTGGTGGGACGAGTTGTGGCTCAACGAGGGCTTTGCCACTTGGGCCGGTTGGTTGGCGACCGACCATCTTCACCCTGACTGGGATGTGTGGCCGCAATTCATCAATGAGGGGATGGACCAAGCCTTTTCCCTGGATGCCGTTCGCTCTTCCCACCCTATTCAGGTTGAGGTCCGGGACGCGCTGGATGTGAACCAAATTTTTGACAAGATCAGTTATCTGAAGGGCTGCTCCATGATCCGCATGTTGGCGTCCCACCTCGGCGTCAAGACTTTCCTCAAGGGTATTGCCATCTATCTCAGGAAGCATCAGTACAGCAACGCCAAGACGGAGGCTCTGTGGGCCGCTCTGAGCGAAGCATCCGGCACCGATGTCAACACTCTGATGCAGAATTGGATCGAAAAAGTCGGCTTCCCTGTCCTGACGGTCACCGAGGAAGATCAAAGGATTTCTGTGAAGCAGTCCCGTTTCTTGTCTACTGGTGATGTCAAGCCCGAGGACGACCAGACCACCTGGTGGGTGCCACTTTCCCTCAAGGGAAAGACGGGATCCAAGGGAATCGAGCCGCTGgcgctcaccaccaaggagTCTACCATTGATGGTGTCAGCAACGACTTTTATCAGCTCAACGCAGGCGCTACTGGTTTTTACCGTGTCAACTACCCCGAGTCCCGGCTCAAGCGTCTCGGCACCCAGCTCGATCATCTCACCACCGAGGACAAGATCTTTATCACTGGATCTGCCGCCGACCTTGCATTTTCAGGCCATGCCACCACAGCTGCTCTCCTGTCCTTTGTGCAAGGCTTAAAGCAGGAGACTCACTACCGCGTGCTCAGCCAGGCTTTGGACTCTCTCGCAACCATCAAGTCCATCTTTGGTGATGACGAGCAAGTCAAGGCTGGCTTGGAAAAGTTCACCCTTGAGGTCATTGACAACGCCCTCAAGacggtgggatgggaagCCAAGCAGGGCGAGGACTTCAACACTGGTCTGCTTCGCAAGAGGTTGCTTCTCACGGCGGTGTCTAACTCGCATGAAGA AATTCGCAAGGGTGCTTTTGAAAGGTGGTCAGCATACCAGGCCAACCCCGAGCAGTCGCCCATCCCAGCCAACCTCCGTGCGCCCGTGTACCATTCCGCCATCGTCACAGACCCGGCCAATGCTGTGGCTgcgctgaagaaggagtggTACACTACCCCAGCTATTGACGGCAAAGAAATCTGCCTCCAAGCTCTCGGCCGCACCACGGACGTCgaggtcatcaagaaggtCCTGCTGCCCTTCCTTTTCaactcttctcctccggcggcagcggccgaCTCGATCCCCGGCGCCGATATGCACATTCTCTCTGGCATGTTTGCTGGCAACCGCGCGGCCCGGCCGCTGATGTGGGCGTACATCCGTGACAACTGGGATGAGTTTACCGGCAAGTTGGCGGGCAACCCTATTCTTGTGGACCGCATGATCAACGTGAGCTTGCCAAAGTTTAACGATCTTGAGACGCTCAAGGAAATTGAGGCGTTCTTTGCTGGCAAGGACACCAAGGGCTTTGACCGGACACTGGAGcaggtcaaggacaagattCGCGGACGCGCGGCATACAAGACGAGGGACGCCGAGGGTGTCAAGCAGTGGCTTGTCAGCAACGGGTATGCTTAA
- a CDS encoding hypothetical protein (EggNog:ENOG503PBPN; COG:S), translated as MASSASGAAVHVSTRASTTITASSPPKSTIHDVLGPTVAGPIMPATEPLPLALAGTGPAGNNPIGINDMGLEARARCNQCGRRRTTCHHPQRPQSPAPPVAPAVTLPPPTSPSFQLSSVNPITNGSLSAAYLPLFPHQQRPRRLSKLKHRNLTATFAAPLIKSDGPPPLTAADFLAASARSSSSSSSRPVPVSSTSNAMEPPVLSFYGKEPVPLPTRFAQIKRSLVEGHEAELEASWARLIEALRDEVDDIAQRGSHLTPSIDFADMDNAESRAAFSRDLKRYGLGLIRGVVPRTDAQVTIDETVKYLEKQTDFKEPTPQDPTCFDFFWTPAQVRTRAHPRVMAAQKFAMSLWDNNADDRMVTRFPIAYADRLRIHGANIGGVGPDAPAGKKKKAEDDSVANDSKSLTPDEEAQKAALELELLGDFASSTVIAQVDNGSLERWEPDGYGRGGTYQAVFNGEWEKYDPWDPTHRVSATSDLYNGYGACSVFRMYQGVVALSTIEPGLIRLLPSPKLATAYFLLRPFFSPKTKAPERRDGPEWEAFLDPSNWALDKEQSTIIHGAVPGHAQRLTELWHPHLHLRKTLVTIPTLQTGDYIVWHPDLAYHITSNPNVMASRAPTPPPMGDEDKPPSRPVSILVYVPAAPLTQNNALYLARQRKTFQRGHPSPDFDSTGSGLGSEATHIGRVGETEIAEIGGPAGLQAMGLAPFDVAPTPPADTNGGSPDADVEMDDSVAAAAAGKSNSVTRAEAEVARLANIILFPDRYDFYMAKRTGNTRKRSRDEAESESSPAPTSEVKREDKGKGKEHDTDAGR; from the coding sequence ATGGCAAGCTCAGCAAGCGGCGCCGCCGTCCATGTCTCGACGAGGGCGTCGACCACAAtaacagcctcctccccgccaaaaTCTACGATACACGACGTGCTGGGGCCAACGGTGGCAGGGCCAATAATGCCAGCAACAGAACCGTTACCGCTGGCCCTCGCTGGAACCGGTCCGGCTGGCAATAACCCGATTGGTATTAACGACATGGGTCTCGAGGCACGAGCTCGGTGCAACCAATGCGGACGACGGCGCACGacctgccaccaccctcaacgcccGCAGTCTCCGGCACCACCAGTTGCCCCAGCCGTCACGCTCCCGCCGcccacctccccgtcctTCCAGCTGTCCTCCGTAAATCCAATTACCAACGGAAGTCTCAGCGCCGCCTACCTTCCCTTGTTTCCGCACCAGCAGCGCCCCCGCAGGctctccaagctcaagcacCGCAACCTTACGGCCACCTTTGCCGCCCCGCTAATAAAAAGCGATGGTCCTCCCCCGTTAACCGCTGCTGATTTCCTCGCTGCTTCTgcccgcagcagcagcagcagcagcagcaggcccGTCCCCGTCAGCAGCACCTCCAACGCCATGGAGCCCCCCGTGCTGTCTTTTTACGGCAAGGAGCCCGTCCCGCTGCCCACCCGTTTCGCCCAGATCAAACGCAGCCTCGTCGAGGGCCAtgaggccgagctcgaggcCTCGTGGGCCCGTCTGATCGAGGCCCTGCGAGACGAGGTCGACGACATTGCTCAGCGCGGCTCCCACCTCACGCCAAGCATCGACTTTGCCGACATGGACAATGCTGAGAGCAGGGCCGCCTTCTCTCGCGATCTCAAGCGCTACGGCCTGGGCCTGATCCGCGGGGTCGTGCCCCGCACCGACGCACAGGTCACCATCGACGAGACGGTCAAGTATCTCGAGAAGCAGACCGACTTCAAGGAGCCCACGCCCCAGGATCCGACATGCTTTGACTTTTTCTGGACCCCCGCCCAGGTGCGCACCCGCGCCCACCCCCGCGTCATGGCTGCCCAGAAATTCGCCATGTCGCTGTGGGACAACAACGCCGACGACCGCATGGTCACGCGCTTCCCCATCGCCTATGCCGATCGTTTGCGCATCCACGGCGCCAACATCGGAGGGGTGGGTCCAGATGCGCCGgctggcaagaagaagaaggccgaagACGACAGTGTGGCAAACGACAGCAAAAGCCTGACCCCGGACGAGGAGGCGCAAAAGGCTGCGCTCGAACTGGAGCTGCTGGGTGATTTTGCCTCGTCCACCGTGATTGCGCAGGTCGACAATGGCAGCTTGGAGCGCTGGGAGCCCGACGGATATGGGCGTGGAGGTACCTACCAGGCTGTGTTCAACGGCGAGTGGGAAAAGTATGACCCATGGGACCCAACCCACCGGGTCAGCGCCACGTCTGATCTCTACAACGGTTACGGCGCATGCAGCGTCTTCCGCATGTACCAGGGTGTCGTCGCCCTGAGCACCATCGAGCCTGGTCTTATACGCCtgctccccagccccaagcTGGCCACCGCCTACTTTCTGCTCCGtcctttcttttcccccaagaccaaggctCCAGAACGCCGTGATGGCCCTGAGTGGGAAGCCTTCCTGGACCCCTCCAACTGGGCGCTCGACAAGGAGCAatccaccatcatccacgGTGCTGTTCCTGGCCACGCGCAACGGTTGACGGAGCTGTGGCATCCTCACCTGCACCTTCGCAAGACTCTTGTCACCATCCCGACCCTGCAGACGGGCGACTACATTGTCTGGCACCCCGACCTGGCCTATCAcatcacctccaaccccaacgtcaTGGCGAGCCGCGcaccaacgccgccgcccatGGGCGATGAAGACAAGCCCCCTAGCCGCCCCGTCTCGATCCTCGTCTACGTCCCGGCCGCGCCACTCACACAAAACAACGCCCTCTACCTTGCACGCCAGCGCAAGACCTTTCAGCGAGGTCACCCCAGTCCCGACTTTGACTCCACCGGCAGCGGGCTCGGAAGCGAGGCGACACACATTGGTCGTGTTGGTGAGACCGAGATTGCCGAGATTGGTGGGCCAGCGGGACTGCAAGCCATGGGTCTTGCGCCCTTTGACGTTGCACCCACGCCGCCCGCCGACACCAACGGTGGCAGCCCGGATGCCGATGTCGAGATGGACGACTCTGTCGCCGCCGCAGCTGCCGGCAAATCCAACTCTGTCACTAGGGCCGAGGCTGAAGTCGCCAGGTTGGCCAACATCATCCTGTTTCCCGACCGGTACGACTTCTACATGGCCAAGAGGACAGGCAACACCAGGAAGCGGAGCAGGGATGAAGCCGAGAGCGAGTCGTCGCCGGCCCCAACGTCAGAGGTCAAGCGCgaggacaagggcaagggcaaagaACACGACACAGATGCGGGTCGGTGA
- a CDS encoding hypothetical protein (EggNog:ENOG503P7SS) produces the protein MSATWRRLFSVERRQGGAQRQYLWNVPSGKQPDFSESYTHGQNIPISWNALNNSVYDLWLTTWNFEVNPMALCLARAINLGHDGSINLKTPNIPPQTLSTKTRYVLRFKPQTKEGGYVSADPELCSPAFFITDSSQTVQAEPESNPVTSTQTTLPTRSLAPTHIPTSIDNTTVTTSFLPLPPGEDGTANSENMSSGQAAALTIGLILTVALLVACEVAYLMWRRKQKRKMQQSRRLKNKSLFGAVHDPRNRGAPLTKFATLETKSTQETGLSRSAFVKLRESITSWTPSRWARSWKWPGGTEGKRGIFTRVVTTSRDTSSERGRKNSAEADVEVEKRERRENKDRWTMFNSPYTGPWMLVSPELPGDSSWGHYGRNGELVHELHASNGRKGPRTIHSSLVELDAEGDRWEKQRLEGR, from the exons ATGTCGGCAACCTGGAGGCGTTTATTTTCAGTGGAAAGGAGACAAGGTGGCGCCCAACGACAATACCTCTGGAATGTGCCGAGCGGAAAGCAGCCGGACTTTTCAGAGTCTTACACGCACGGACAAAACATTCCCATATCTTGGAATGCCCTCAACAATAGTGTGTATGACCTTTGGTTGACAACATGGAATTTCGAGGTCAACCCCATGGCTTTGTGCCTTGCCA GGGCAATCAACCTCGGCCATGACGGATCAATCAACTTGAAAACACCCAACATACCCCCACAAACATTATCGACCAAGACTCGTTATGTCCTCCGCTTCAAACCGCAAACCAAAGAGGGCGGATACGTCTCTGCAGACCCTGAACTTTGCAGTCCTGCTTTTTTTATCACGGACTCTTCTCAGACTGTACAAGCCGAGCCAGAAAGCAATCCTGTCACCTCGACACAGACAACCCTCCCGACAAGGAGCCTAGCACCAACGCACATCCCAACAAGCATCGACAACACAACAGTGACCACATCCTTCCTCCCGCTACCACCAGGCGAGGACGGCACAGCCAACTCTGAAAACATGTCCTCTggccaagcagcagctctcACGATAGGTCTAATCCTCACGGTGGCCCTCCTTGTAGCTTGTGAGGTAGCCTACCTCATGTGGCGCCGAAAACAAAAGCGGAAGATGCAACAAAGCCGAAGGTTGAAAAACAAGAGCTTGTTTGGGGCAGTCCATGACCCGAGGAACAGAGGCGCTCCCCTTACCAAGTTTGCGACTTTAGAAACCAAGTCAACACAAGAGACAGGCCTTTCGAGGTCGGCATTTGTTAAACTGAGAGAGTCAATCACCTCATGGACTCCATCGAGGTGGGCGAGGAGTTGGAAGTGGCCCGGGGGCAcagaggggaaaaggggcatCTTCACCCGTGTCGTCACAACTAGCCGTGACACGTCCAGCGAAAGAGGTCGAAAGAACTCGGCGGAAGCGGATGTGGAGGTAGAGAAACGGGAAAGGCGAGAGAATAAAGATCGATGGACCATGTTCAACTCGCCGTATACTGGACCTTGGATGCTGGTATCGCCCGAGCTACCGGGTGACAGCAGCTGGGGACACTATGGCAGAAACGGAGAACTGGTGCATGAGCTACATGCTTCgaatgggaggaaggggccAAGGACCATCCACAGTTCGTTGGTGGAGCTCGATGCTGAGGGTGACAGATGGGAGAAGCAGAGGCTAGAGGGGAGGTGA
- a CDS encoding hypothetical protein (EggNog:ENOG503PY7D) → MKSTVAVFSQSIMDSPHQHPRGVEDQDAAIIHESDSEAGVYQQGRWQHRTDTIERQGNSRPDLLLSRKLKPWYTARTILGIFCAVLSLALLGLGIKLAIKYESAPLIHVTVAFTVFTAGASLLWSLFEFIAMCTRAQRRGIYPGAHVGVHMGLCLVSVAVVGYVGIWVSHGQDSRVEASRNRLEYSPLYHMGVVILIVSSVLLLVHFVISILACQELRRKDDGDVHRTVVTVRYDGVGPTGTARPMGYRTTPETIGLPAYTTRDHRDEAAMIRSPPIVIARGDLGVEIIETPTTTRTVLGETEMDGPEEKALRSSKR, encoded by the exons ATGAAGTCGACAGTCGCCGTTTTCAGTCAGAGCATCATGGACTCGCCACATCAACATCCGAGGGGAGTTGAGGACCAAGATGCAGCAATCATACACGAAAGCGACTCCGAAGCTGGCGTGTATCAACAGGGGCGATGGCAACACCGAACAGACACTATAGAGCGGCAAGGAAATAGCAGACCAGATCTTTTACTCTCAAGAAAGCTGAAGCCATGGTACACGGCCCGCACAATCTTGGGCATCTTTTGTGCCGTGCTCTCGCTTGCACTATTGGGACTGGGAATCAAACTGGCCATCAAGTATGAGTCGGCACCGCTCATTCACGTCACTGTGGCCTTTACAGTCTTTACG GCCGGGGCATCCCTCTTATGGAGCTTGTTTGAATTCATCGCCATGTGCACCCGCGCCCAGAGAAGGGGCATCTACCCCGGCGCCCACGTGGGCGTGCACATGGGTCTCTGCCTCGTGTctgttgcggtggtgggctaCGTCGGTATCTGGGTGTCGCATGGGCAGGACAGTCGGGTCGAGGCAAGCAGGAACAGGCTGGAATACTCGCCCTTGTACCAcatgggggtggtgatattGATTGTTTCATCTGTGTTGCT ACTTGTTCATTTTGTTATTTCCATCCTGGCCTGCCAGGAACTGAGGCGGAAAGATGACGGGGATGTGCACAGAACTGTTGTCACGGTTCGATATGACGGGGTCGGCCCTACAGGAACGGCGCGACCAATGGGTTACCGGACGACGCCGGAAACGATTGGTCTGCCAGCCTACACGACTAGGGACCATCGGGATGAGGCAGCAATGATTCGATCTCCACCTATTGTGATAGCCAGGGGTGATTTGGGTGTGGAAATCATTGAAACTCCCACTACCACTCGGACAGTCTTGGGGGAGACAGAGATGGACGGACCAGAGGAGAAAGCACTCAGGTCGTCAAAGCGGTAA